The region CCGGTAAAAACCAACTTTTTTAAAACAGCTGACCCGAACGGTACCTATCAGAAAAATGTTGCGCGCCACATGCTGGATCCGGATAAAGTAGCCAAAAAGGTTGTAAAAAATCTGTTTCAAAACAAAAGAGAAATAAATTTGCCATATTGGATGGCATTTGGAAATAAAATCTATCAACTTTTTCCTGGTTTAATAGAACGATTGTTGAAACGGCAATTTAATAAAAAATAGAATCATAAACCTTTCCTTGAACCACAGTTTTTAATGACTGTGGTTGTTTGTTTTGAAAACATGGACAACCACTTCTTCCCTTCACTACTTCATTTCGATCGGATCATCTATGTGGATGCAAAATATTCATATCATGGGTTACTGAAAATTTACGATTGTATCGTTCCTGGTGTGCATACTCTTCCACAATTAACAAAGACTATGGGGTGGAGGTGTATTGCAATGGCGAACAAGAAAAATAAAAATACTGGTGCCATGAGTGATGAGCAGGCTGTCAGAAAAAAATTATCAACAGAATTTGATCATGAATTTGCTAATGAACCTTTGACTGCAACTGAAAGGTATAATAATAAAAAGACAAAGAAGCGACAATAATCCAAGGAGGTTGACAAGATGGCAGATAAAAAAGGCAAAAATGGAGAAATACAGGAAAATGTTAATGCAGAGCTTGGTGGAATAGGGTTTTATGGAACAACGTCCAACATGGAAATAGCAGGGTATAAAGCTTCCGGAGATATTGAAAATGCGGGAAGGTTGGATAAGGGATTTAAACGGCCGAAACATCCAGGTGCAACTGCCTCTGTAAAACAAGAAAAAGATTAAAAAGGACAGGGAAATGAACTGCCGACACTCCCCCCTATTATAAAAAACAACCAAGACTTCCAGGTTGTATCTTGGTTGTTTTTTCGTTGTTTTCATTATTGATACTGTTTTTTCCTCCAACTGAAAGTATGAACAACATGTATTTTTTCGGTATAAACAGAATATGTAATAGTAAAGACTCACTAACGAAATAGGATCCAATTATAATGAATTGGATCCTATTTTAGAGATTGGACATTGCTCGATTAACGCTGGAGAGGTTGTCCTAAATTTTAGCCTTTTCTCCCTTTGTCAAATGTCTCATGGATAACATCGATAACATCTTCTTTATCATTATGTCTCAGCAATTTTATCATCCTTTCCATTACCATTTTTCCAACTGTGAGGTGATTTATACATGAAAACCGTGACCATAAGGTTGAAAGATGACATATATGACCAATTAAAGGAAATAACTGAGCTGGAAAATCTGATTAATCGTCACCGCGACAAAACCAGAAGCGATGATTACAAAATGGAAGAGTTTGTTGTAGGCTGCATTATGGAAAAGATTGAACAAATCAAACAATTCGACAGGCTTAATCCTTTCATGGAAAATACACAGCAACCAGTCATTAAAAACCGGTTTAAAGAAATAGCGAAAAATAAAAATATCTACATAAAGGATATCGCCGATCAATTGAACATGAAGCCACCAAACATAAGTAAAATTTTTAACAACTTATCCCAGCCGCGGTTGGAATTATTTATAAAAATTTGGCTGGTTTTAGGGTGTCCACCGTTACACAAGTGTATTTATGTAGACGAAGATTTACTTTAGCTGCTTCGTCTTTTTTTGTATTTTAAAAAAAGTGGAATAAGACAAGCTGATTCACCCATATCGTTAAATATAATCATTTTTAAAGAAAATTATCAAAAACTATATGTTAAAATTCAGAATCGGATAAAACAGCACAACTCCTTTAAGTCAAACAGAAAGGGAGATGCAGCATGTCTGTATTCGAGGCGCTTGTTCTGATGATTTCATTTGGAACATTGATGGTCGCAGTATTGTCTGAGCAAAAAAAATAACTACCCTGTCACAAGCACTTTTGGGTAGTTAACATCATGTTCGTTAGGTTAAAACCGTTTGGTGATAGCTGTACCATTCGGTTTTTATTATTGTATGCGTTAATGCGTATGAATTACCACTTAAATAAATTTTACGTCATAAAATCACCAAGATAAAATCATTGAAAAGTCCCGCACTTATATCTATTCTTCACTAACCACTTCTTTCAAAATTTCATAGGAACGTTTCTGTTTATCCTTGTCGTGAATATATGACACGGCCATGAGTTCATCTACATTATATTTCTCCTGAAAATCCGTCAACTGAGTCCGTATGGTATCCTTGCTCGGGGTCTGTTGTGACTTTGAAATAAAGTTCGATCATTTATAAAAAAGTTTGATAAAATCACATTGACAAAACGTACTGTGACAATGCAACATTGGGCCATTTTGTTGCATAAAATTGAATCAATAATAACACACTGATAATAAGGGGTATACAACAAAATTAAATAGACCTTTTGGTGTTGCGATAATAAGTTATTTTTATATCTTTGGCACCATTGTTTTATTATTTACCTCTATTTTTTTGATGCGGATGCAAATTCCGTTGGCATTGCAGAAAGGTTTGGTCTCCCAGATATACCTGAACAGCTAATGAGGGTATTAGTTGCGATATTTACAATAATATTGGTTTATGGTTATTTAAGACTTAAACAATCGGGATTTTGGCTGATAGCATCATTTTTTGTTCCGTAAAAGGGCGCTCATCTTTAATAAGGATCGGTCTTGCGTCATAAAAAGGCCCCAGTCAAAACAACGGAGAAAGTGCAATCCTTTTTCATTATGAGAGACATATTTAGGTTGATTGAACGCATGATCAAACATGTACGGGAAACGGTTTTGCCCAAAGATCATGTTGAAAAAATTAAAGAGTTGCATAAACAACAAATTGAGCAAATGTCATTGCCTTTAGCTGTTTAATCTCCAAGTTTATCTATACTTCAAATGGTTTTTAAAAAACTATTTAAATCCAAGGGGGAAGTATGTCCTTTTTTTGACTACAAATTATTGAATATTCAATTACTACCTCCGCAATTCACACCATTTACTTTCATTTCCAATTATGGGAGTAAAGATTACTTACTTCCGGTTCATATTCTTTAAAAAAGGTATTTCTTGAACACGCTCTAATAGGGGACATTCAAAAATCCGGTAAAATTGACGTGCCCCTGCAAAAGGGGTATGCCAACCCTGATCGTAAGCCTGTTTTGGCCTGCCTTCCTTTGAAAAAGCTCGTTGGTTTGCTTTTCCGATCCTCATGTGCCGGGAAGTAGTAACTTCTGTATTGTCCACGTCCTTTGGGCAACGCAGAAGTTACTACTTCCCGTACAAGCCTCGATATTGAAATATTCCGATGAATAAAAGGACAAAACATTTATTCATCGGAACAATATTTCTTTACAAAACCTTTACATTCTCTTAATACTCAATTAACGATTGATCTATAGCCTTGTAGTTGCGAGAACATATTACATTCCTAAGGAGGATTATTGTGAAGGTGAAAAACAAACTGGTTTTAATAACTTTGGTTACATTGATGGTTTTTGTAACTGCATGCGGAAATTCAGCGAATGGCAAATCGGGGAGTGAAGCCGACAATAACAAAGACAAATTATCCGGATCCGTTATTATCGGTGGTTCAAGTGCTCTTCAACCATTGGCAACGGCTGCCGCTGAACAATTTATGAATAAACACCCTAACACACAGGTTCAAGTGCAAGGCGGTGGTAGTGGTACAGGGCTTAGTGAAGTCGCTGCAGGAAATCTTGATATTGGAAACTCTGATTATTTTGCGGAATCACAAGAAGGCATTCCAGCTGATAAATTGGTTGATCACAGAGTAGCTGTTGTTGGTATTACTGCAGCAGTTCACCCTGACGCAGGTGTAACCAATCTTTCAAAAAGCGATCTGATCAAGATATTTACCGGGAAAATAAAAAACTGGAAAGAAGTCGGCGGTAAGGATGAAAAAATAACACTTGTTAACCGTCCGGACGGCTCGGGCACACGCGCTACTTTCATTAATTTTGCCTTGGACGGTACAGCGCCTGCCGAAGGGATCACAGAGGACTCTTCCAACACAGTGAAAAAGATTATTGCGGAAACCCCTGGAGCGATCGGGTATCTAGCATTCTCTTACTTCGATGATTCCGTTGTCAAAATGAATATTGACAATGTCGAAGCAACGGACGAAAGTGTTATCTCTGGCGAATTTCCGATCTGGGCTTACGAGCACATGTACACAAACGGTAAACCAGACGGTGCGGAAAAGGCGTTTCTTGAATATATGATGAGCGATACAATTCAAAATGGCCCCGTCGCTAAGCAAGGATATATCCCAGCCTCAAAAATGAATGTCGAGCGTAATGCTCAAGGTGAAATAACTAAGAAATAAAATTATAAGCGTAGGGTAGGTAATGCAAGGAATGTCTACCCCGTTTATACCTTTTATGATTCAGTATAAAACATCCAGAAAGTATGGTTTGGAGAAGGAGGAGTTGATTGAATGGCTCTAAACGACAATGAGGTAGAATGGAACCCAACTGCTAATACCACATTTGCCAGTAAAAGACTTGTGAAAAGACAAAAAATCAGTAAAGCCCTGTTCTGCAGAAATAGTGAATTACGAGGAAAATTAATCATTACCGTTAGTGCATTCTTTATGATGGCGGCTGCCGTGGCAATTACACTTTTTTTGACGATCAAAGGCTTGCAGTTGTTTATTCAAGACGGAATCAACATATTTGATTTTATTACCGGGACAGAGTGGAATCCAACGGGAGAAGAAAATCCTTCATACGGCGCATTTTCATTTATTTTCGGTTCATTGTCGGTAACCTTTCTGGCCGCCGTGTTCGTAGCCCCGATCGGAATTGGAAGTGCCATTTTCATGACAGAGATCGCCAAGAAATGGGGGCAGAGGGTACTGCAACCGGTTATTGAAATACTTGTTGGCATTCCGTCTGTTGTTTATGGTTTGATTGGATTATCGATCATCGTTCCACTTATTAGGCAGTTTATCGGGGGAACTGGTTTCGGCTTATTGGCTGGAACAATTGTTGTCGGTATGATGATTTTACCGACTGTTACAAGTATTGCAGCCGATGCGATTCGGTCTGTCCCCTACCACTTGCATGACGCTTCATATGCGCTTGGGGCAACGCGATGGCAAACCATTTATAAAGTTGTTATTCCAACTGCTTTACCCTCATTACTGACAGCGATTGTGCTTGGAATGGCACGAGCATTTGGGGAAGCACTGGCCATTCAAATGGTTATTGGCAATGCACAGGGAATGCCGAATTCTTTAGTGGATCCCGCTGCAACATTAACAACGATTACCACCCTTAGCATGGGACACACAACTTATGGAAGTCCGCATAACAATGCGCTTTGGTCCTTGGGATTGATTCTACTTGTGATGTCCTATGTATTTATTATTTTTATTCGATTTTTATCCCGGAGGAGGAAAGTGTAAATGAACAGTAGAACAGTAAATCATATAGCAACCACTTTGATAATTTGCTGTGCCCTGGTTATGATCGGAATGCTTGCTACTCTTATGGGCTATATTTTATATCATGGTATTGCGCAAATTGACCTTGGTTTTTTAACCACTGATTCCAGTTCCTTTCTAACAGGAGGTGGTATCAAAAATCAGCTGTGGAATTCCTTTTACATTTTATTCATTACAATGGTCATGGTTGTTCCCCTTGGCATAGCTGGCGGAATTTATCTTGCGGAATATGCAAAACCGAATAAATTAACATCATTCATTCGTTCTTGTGTGGAAGTCATGGCATCACTACCATCTATTGTTGTTGGAATGTTTGGCTTGCTCCTGTTCGTCAATTACTTTGGCTGGCAGTATTCGATTCTATCAGGAGCGCTTGCTTTGACGGTCTTTAACTTACCGGTCATTGTCAGAATGTCTGAAGATGCATTGCGTTCTATCCCAATTGAATTAAAAGAGGCAGGTCTCGCGCTCGGTGTTCCCCACTGGCATACGATTAAAACTGTATTGCTTCCTGCCGCGTTTCCAGGAATCTTAACCGGGGTGATTTTGTCGGCGGGACGTGTGTTTGGTGAATCGGCAGCATTGTTATTCACAGCAGGACTTTCGACGCCAAACCTCAATTTCACAAATTGGAACCCATTTGCAGCAAATTCACCATTAAATATCTTCCGTCCAGCGGAAACTCTATCCGTTCATATTTGGAATGTGAATGCGAATGGGATCATTCCGGACATAAGGGAAGTCGCAAATGGATCTGCTGCTGTCTTGGTGATTGCCGTATTACTGTTTAATTTACTTGCACGTTGGATTGGTCATGTCATTTACAAAAAAATGAATGGTAACTAAGGGAGGAAAATTATCTTGATAAGTACACAGATGAAAAGCAACGTCATGCCAATGGCTAATGAAACGACCCCAATTTTTCAGCTTAAAGACTTGAATGTTTATTATGGAGAAAACCATGCCGTAAAAAATGTTTCCTTATCGATTCTAAAACAAGCTATCACAGCCTTAATTGGGCCATCAGGATGCGGAAAGTCCACTTTTTTAAGAACACTCAACCGCATGAATGATTTAATACCCGAAGCACGATGTGAAGGTGAAATTGTCTACGGGGATGTTAATTTACTCGATCGAAAAATTGATGTTGTAGGACTTCGCAAAGAGATTGGTATGGTCTTTCAAAAGCCGAATCCATTTCCCAAGTCCATTTTCAATAATGTGGCTTATGGGCCCAAAATGCAGGGAATTAAAAATAAAAAGAATCTAAGTGAAATTGTTGAGAAAAGTCTAAGGGACGCAACGCTATGGGATGAGGTAAAAGACCGTCTTGATCAGAATGCTTATGGCCTTTCTGGCGGTCAGCAACAACGGCTTTGTATTGCGCGTTGTTTAGCTGTGAAACCAAGTGTCATTTTAATGGATGAACCGACATCTGCGCTCGACCCGGTATCAACATTGAAAATCGAGGAACTTATCCAAAGATTAAAAGAAAAATTTAGCATTGTGATCGTAACCCATAATATGCAGCAGGCGTCACGGATTTCGGATCAAACTGCATTTTTCCTTAATGGTGAGGTGGTGGAAATGTTTGATACAGCTTCCATTTTTTCAAATCCGTCTGATCAACGTACGAAAGACTATATCTCAGGTAAGTTCGGATAAATAAACCCTGAGTGATTCCTGAAGCAAATGTTAACATTCATTGAGGTTTTCAAATGATTTGTATATATTAAACATAGTGTCCCCTGATGTGTGGAACAAAAGTCCGTTAAACAATAAACGCAGAATGGAGTGTGAAAATGAACGAAAAAGTCATGGTTGTCGATGACGAAATCTCCATCGTTACATTGCTTGAATTTAATCTCACAAAAGCCGGCTATGAGGTAATACCCGTCACGGATGGTCTTACCGCTCTCCATCTAGTCAAAGAAAAACAGCCTGATTTAATTGTTCTTGATCTAATGTTGCCGGGGATGGATGGAATAGATGTCTGCAAACAGCTAAGGGAACAGAAATTGCTCACCCCGATTATTATGCTAACGGCAAAGGATGACGAATTTGATAAAGTACTCGGTCTTGAGCTGGGGGCGGATGATTACATTACCAAGCCATTCAGTCCGAGGGAAGTCGTATCCCGCGTAAAGGCGGTACTCCGACGTACCATTCTTGCAAATGATGAATTGGAATTATCAAAGGAAGAACAAATAGTCATTGGTGAATTGGAAATTTACCCCAAAAAATATGAAGCTTATTTCAAAGGCCAGGAAATGGAATGTACGCCGAAGGAATTTGAATTACTCGTGTATTTAGCACAAAATAAGGGCAATGTTCTTTCAAGGGAACAAATTCTCAATGCGGTTTGGAATTTTGATTATGTCGGTGACACAAGAATTGCTGATGTGCATGTTAGCCATTTGCGTGAAAAAATTGAAGAAAATACGAAAAAACCGGGTTATATAAAAACGGTTCGCGGATTTGGATATAAATTGGAGGAACCCAAATGATACACCATATCGTATTCCAATTTATGGCTATATTGAGTGGGATATTATTGGTGTTACTATTAGGTGCCGGAATTGTGCTATTTTTGTTTTCAGGACACTTGTTGCTCGTTTCCGTAGTGTTAATATCGACATTCCTTTTGTTCCTATTCATTGGATATTTTGTCATTAGGAATTTTGCAAAACCATTGGATGAATCGGTTAGAATGATCAAGCAGTTCACAGCTGGTAATTTCAGTACACGTACATACATAGATAAGCCGAAATCCACCGGTCAGCTAAATCGTCATTTGAACGAACTTGGAGAAAGCTTGCAAAAAACGGTCAAGTTATCCCAGATTCAACAAGACCAGTTGGAGACGTTAATTGAAAACATTGACAGTTCTTTACTTCTCATTGATATGGACGGGCATTTACGGCTTGCCAATCAAACCTTCCAGGATATGTTTCATATTAAAAAAGGAGATTGGTTCCACAAAAACTATCAATATGTTCTCCATGATGAGGAAGTTAGAAACACAATACATGAATCCATCGTTAACGAAACGATTGTACGTCAATCCGTTATCCTGCCGCTTGGTATTGAAAGACGATATATTGACATTTACTGTGCCCCAATTAAACACGGTTCCAGTCATGCGAAAGGAATTGTTGTCGTCCTTCGTGATATTACTGAGCTAAAGAAACTAGAAAAAGTAAGAAAAGAATTTGTTGCTAATGTGTCCCATGAATTAAAAACCCCTGTTACCTCTCTAAAGGGATTTGCCGAAACACTGTTGGATGAAGAGATGAAAGATGAAAATATTAGAAAGAAATTTATGACGATTATTTTGAGAGAAAGTGAGCGATTGGAAGCGTTAATTTATGATTTACTGGAACTCTCAAAAATTGAAAGTGATACGTTTCAACTGAATTGGCAAGAAGTGGATCTTAGCAAAATTGTAGATGAAACGCTTGAATTACTACAAGAAGAAGCAAAAGAAAAAAGCATTGATATACAATCCGGGGCGAAAGGACATACCGTGATCGAGGGCGATCCTTTTCGCTTGAAACAAATGTTCATTAATGTTATCACAAATGCTATTGTTTATTCCCCCGAAAAAGGGTTTATACATGTTCATGTTGAAGGTTTCCCTCGTACTGTTGAATTTATTGTCAAGGATAACGGGATAGGAATAAGCTTGGATGAAATTCCGCGAATTTTTGAGCGTTTTTATCGCGTTGACAAGGCAAGGGGCCGGAATTCCGGCGGTACAGGTCTTGGGCTTGCCATCGTTAAACACTTAACAGAGGCGCACAACGGAAGAATTGATGTAAGAAGCGAGATCGGGAAAGGGACAACGTTTAAAATTATATTCCCTAGGTCACAAGAATAGAACTTACAATATCGGATCAACCATGGAGAAGCGAGTATTACAATAATACACGACCCTCGCTTAAGAGGTAAATAAAGTTGGAATCGCTACAAGTGTCCCGAATAAAATCATTAAGGACAGCACTATTATATTTTTCCTGGAAAGCCGTCAACTGAATTGAACGGGACGGCTTAATTGCCGATTTATACAAACTGCTCGATACGGACCTGGTAGTTTTAACCAGGTCCGTCCCAGTGCAACCTTTTCATTGTTTTTCACACCCATTTATATTATTATTTATACTGTTAACTTAAGGTTGTACAGGTATGTGAAAATAATCACGAAGTATCGATGCGGCTTGGGGTTTTTCTCCAGCACATGATATATAAATTTTATAGCAAGCAGGAGAGAAGAAAATTGAAAATAGGAATCGATAAAATAGGCTTTTATACACCTCATTTGTATGTAGACATGAACAAACTGGCTGTCAGTAGAAATGTAGAACCCGAGAAATTTACAATCGGAATCGGCCAGGAAAAAATGGCAATTCCACCGCTAACTCAGGACGCTGTCTCACTTGCAGCAAACGCGGCCCTGAAAATATTAGATGACGATGATAAAGAGAAGATTGATTTTGTTATTTTTGGAACGGAGTCGGGGATTGATCACTCCAAATCAGCAGCGGTATATGTTCATCAATTGCTTGGGTTAAAACCACAAGCACGCGCCATTGAATTAAAACAGGCCTGTTATGGGGCAACTGCTGGTATCCAAATGGCTAAAGGGCATATCGCACTACATCCAGGAAGCAAAGTGCTGGTATTGGGATCAGATATCGCCCGTTATGGTTTGAATACCTCGGGAGAAGCTACGCAAGGGGCTGGTGCAGTTGCATTACTCATTAGTGCAGATCCAAAAATTATGGTTTTGGAAGAACATAATGCATACATGACCGCTGATATTATGGATTTCTGGCGGCCAATTTACGCTGATAAGGCATTTGTGGATGGAAAATTTTCCAATGAACAGTATATTGCGTTTTTCAATAACGTTTGGCGGCAATACAAAGAAAAGACAGGTCTGGAACTGCAAGATTATGAAGCAATCTGTTATCACTTGCCATATACAAAAATGGGTAAAAAGGCGTTGCGCACCATTTTGGATGAAGGAACAGTAGTGGACCAGGAACGGATCATGGCCAATTATCAAATTAGTACGGCGTATAATCGGGTGGTCGGCAATATTTATACAGGATCATTGTATTTAAGCTTGTTATCGTTATTAGAACAAAAAGAAAACCTGGAGGCGGGATCCAGAATCGGGTTATATAGTTACGGCTCGGGTGCAGTAGGTGAGTTCTTCAGTGGAATTTTGCAACCAAATTACCGAAAACACCTGCAAATAGACCAACATACCAAGCTATTTTCTGAACGTACCGAGGTAACTGTTCCTGAATACGAAGCCATTTTTGAGGAAACTTTACCCACGAATGATCGGAAGGTGGAATTGGAAATCGACCAGGATCCTGCAACCATTTGCTTTGCAGGTATAACGGATAATAAGCGACAATACATCAATAAATCAGCTAAATAACTGTAACAAATTAGTAGAACCATAGCGAGCGCCAATGCTATGGTTCTATTTTTATTTCTTGGCAGGGTAGCGGTAAAAAGTATATAATAATGGTTACATTAATCGGAAAGATAGTTTGGCTATTACTATTTTAAAGAAAGGACAATCCCAATGGAAACAGCGACCCAATCATTACCGGAACATGAAATCCTGGCTATATTACGGGCTGCAGATGAAATTATTGCACAAGGCGGACGGACATTGCTTGCCAAAATCCTGAAAGGTTCACGAGAGAAAAAGGTTCTTGCACTAGAATTGGACAAGTGCCCAGTCTATGGTTATTTCAAACCGGAAAAAATGGAAGCGGTCAAGGAAAAAATTGAGTGGATGATCGATTATGATTTCCTTGATATTCAATATTCAGGGAAACTTCCGATGATTGTGTTCACGGAACGCGGCTGGTATATTGAACGGGATCGGCGTGCTGATGAATTTTTGGCTGAATGGGATAAGTGGATAGAAGAAGATCAACCAATACCAGATATGACCTACTTAAAGGATCGCAATCGAGGAATGATACTTTTGCTATTGAAAAAAGTGCAGGAATCGGGGGAAACTAAATATATCCCGTATCTGGAGGCATGGGAACAGGTTGACTATAAAAAGGTACGTGCGGAAATCAGGAAAACAATCGGCATGTTGAAATCTGGAGAACAGGTTGATCGTAGTGAAGCTTTGGAAAGGCAACAGGAATGGAACGAAGCATTAAAAGGATCTGCCCACAGGATATACAGCTAAAGTGCTGGGAATGTGGTGATCGGTTTACCTTTTCAATCGGAGAACAAAAGTTTTTTAAAGACATGGGTTTTCAGTGGCCAAAACGATGTGAAAAATGCCGGTTGGAACGGAAATTTGGCGAATTATTTTGAAACAGTCTCAAAAGGAGAGGAGAATGAACGTGGCAGCCGCAAAGGAAAAATTAGCAGAAAAGAAAGAGCAGTTACTTCAGCTTACAGGTGATTTTAGCAAAACGTATTTAAATGAGGAATATGAGGTGGTTGTAAAAAAGCTGATCGATAAAATGGCTAGAAAGCGGGATGTGCCATTTATTGCCGGGAAAATTGAAATTTGGGCTGCGGCTATTATTCATGCATTGGGGACGGTGAATTTTTTATTTGACGAGAGTACGCAACCATATGCTTCTGTTACAGATATCAATGAATATTTTCATACAAATAAAAGTACTGTCTCGCAAAAGTCAAAAAAGATTCGCGATATGTTTAACATGTCCTATTTTGATAGTGAGTTTGCAACAGAGTCGGTTAAACAAGAGAATCCACTTAATAATATGTCAATGATAAATGGACTACTCGTTCCAAACGATATGATTAAGACAGATTTGGATGATGGGAATTAAGGGTAGCCGAAATCCTGGGTGTTACCATACAAGATAAAAGTGACAGTGAACGATTTGAATTGATGGAAGTAACGAACGAGCATTTGGGAAGGTACTACCGGTATTTGCAACAGCACTTGACTTTTCCTTTTCGAGCAACTTATGAAGAAGAAACGGGACCGCTTTCATTTACTGAACATGAGTTGAATTGTCTCCAGCTGGATCAAGAGATACAATTTGAAGAATTTTACGGAATCCTCGTTGAATGTAGGGAAGGGAGAAAGAAAACAATACGGGAATTAGCTGATATTGTAGTCGATGAGGAAAATGTAAATTATCAACTAATTGACGATTATCAAACATGGTTTTGGAATTATCGTTAGAATAGTGAAGCATGGTTAGGGAGAGAACTTGATGAATAAACCAGTAGAATCAGATGATATATGGGATGCAAACCTTTACGACGGGAAGCATGGATTCGTTTCCAAATATGGGAATAACGTTATCAATATATTGGAACCGAACATGGGAGAGTCTATTCTTGATCTTGGCTGCGGCACCGGAGACTTAACAAAAACGCTTTATGATCTTGGTGTCTATGTAACAGGAATGGATAAATCAGCAAATATGATTGACCAAGCCCGGTTTAAGTATCCAGATATACCGTTTCAAGTTGGCGATGCTACAGCATTACCTTTTGATGAGACGTTTGATGCAATATTTTCCAACGCAACGCTTCATTGGATCAAGTCGCCGGAGAAGGCCCTGCAGTCGATTTATCATAGCCTGAAAAAAGGCGGTCGTTTTGTAGCGGAATTTGGTGCGAAAGGAAATGTAAAAACAATCACCAATTCTATTGAAAAGCAATTTGCTATGTTGGGACTAACTTATCAGCAGGAACGTTTTCCGTGGTATTTTCCAAGTGTTGGTGAGTATGCATCGTTAATGGAGCTGGTTGGGTTTAAAGTTGTCTATGCCAGTCAATTCGAACGTCCAACACCACTTGAAGGCGGGAACGGATTGAGAAATTGGATCGAGATGTTTGGCAAAATGATGTTTATCGGGTTGGAGTATGAAACAATCCAAAAGATAATTACGGGTGTGGAAAATGATTTACGGGATACCATGTTTCAAGATAATAGCTGGATTGCGGATTATGAACGGATCAGGGTTAAGGGAATAAAGGAGTGATCTACTCAGGGGGGGGTTTTTGTGAAAACGTCAACAGGCTGCCGGTAATCTGACAGCCTGCATTGCTTTGTATTTTTAAGTTTTACTTTCCAATGCACTGCTGGTGATTAACACCAGCAAGCGCCAACGATGATAAGAAGGATGAATAATACAACGATCAATGCAAATCCGCCGCCAGTACCGACATATCCACCGCCGTATCCGTATCCTCCACAACCACACATGTTACGACAACCGAAAC is a window of Lentibacillus daqui DNA encoding:
- the sspO gene encoding small acid-soluble spore protein O, with translation MANKKNKNTGAMSDEQAVRKKLSTEFDHEFANEPLTATERYNNKKTKKRQ
- a CDS encoding helix-turn-helix domain-containing protein, with protein sequence MKTVTIRLKDDIYDQLKEITELENLINRHRDKTRSDDYKMEEFVVGCIMEKIEQIKQFDRLNPFMENTQQPVIKNRFKEIAKNKNIYIKDIADQLNMKPPNISKIFNNLSQPRLELFIKIWLVLGCPPLHKCIYVDEDLL
- a CDS encoding putative holin-like toxin; translated protein: MSVFEALVLMISFGTLMVAVLSEQKK
- a CDS encoding phosphate ABC transporter substrate-binding protein, encoding MKVKNKLVLITLVTLMVFVTACGNSANGKSGSEADNNKDKLSGSVIIGGSSALQPLATAAAEQFMNKHPNTQVQVQGGGSGTGLSEVAAGNLDIGNSDYFAESQEGIPADKLVDHRVAVVGITAAVHPDAGVTNLSKSDLIKIFTGKIKNWKEVGGKDEKITLVNRPDGSGTRATFINFALDGTAPAEGITEDSSNTVKKIIAETPGAIGYLAFSYFDDSVVKMNIDNVEATDESVISGEFPIWAYEHMYTNGKPDGAEKAFLEYMMSDTIQNGPVAKQGYIPASKMNVERNAQGEITKK
- the pstC gene encoding phosphate ABC transporter permease subunit PstC, which gives rise to MALNDNEVEWNPTANTTFASKRLVKRQKISKALFCRNSELRGKLIITVSAFFMMAAAVAITLFLTIKGLQLFIQDGINIFDFITGTEWNPTGEENPSYGAFSFIFGSLSVTFLAAVFVAPIGIGSAIFMTEIAKKWGQRVLQPVIEILVGIPSVVYGLIGLSIIVPLIRQFIGGTGFGLLAGTIVVGMMILPTVTSIAADAIRSVPYHLHDASYALGATRWQTIYKVVIPTALPSLLTAIVLGMARAFGEALAIQMVIGNAQGMPNSLVDPAATLTTITTLSMGHTTYGSPHNNALWSLGLILLVMSYVFIIFIRFLSRRRKV
- the pstA gene encoding phosphate ABC transporter permease PstA, which encodes MNSRTVNHIATTLIICCALVMIGMLATLMGYILYHGIAQIDLGFLTTDSSSFLTGGGIKNQLWNSFYILFITMVMVVPLGIAGGIYLAEYAKPNKLTSFIRSCVEVMASLPSIVVGMFGLLLFVNYFGWQYSILSGALALTVFNLPVIVRMSEDALRSIPIELKEAGLALGVPHWHTIKTVLLPAAFPGILTGVILSAGRVFGESAALLFTAGLSTPNLNFTNWNPFAANSPLNIFRPAETLSVHIWNVNANGIIPDIREVANGSAAVLVIAVLLFNLLARWIGHVIYKKMNGN
- the pstB gene encoding phosphate ABC transporter ATP-binding protein PstB gives rise to the protein MKSNVMPMANETTPIFQLKDLNVYYGENHAVKNVSLSILKQAITALIGPSGCGKSTFLRTLNRMNDLIPEARCEGEIVYGDVNLLDRKIDVVGLRKEIGMVFQKPNPFPKSIFNNVAYGPKMQGIKNKKNLSEIVEKSLRDATLWDEVKDRLDQNAYGLSGGQQQRLCIARCLAVKPSVILMDEPTSALDPVSTLKIEELIQRLKEKFSIVIVTHNMQQASRISDQTAFFLNGEVVEMFDTASIFSNPSDQRTKDYISGKFG
- a CDS encoding response regulator transcription factor produces the protein MNEKVMVVDDEISIVTLLEFNLTKAGYEVIPVTDGLTALHLVKEKQPDLIVLDLMLPGMDGIDVCKQLREQKLLTPIIMLTAKDDEFDKVLGLELGADDYITKPFSPREVVSRVKAVLRRTILANDELELSKEEQIVIGELEIYPKKYEAYFKGQEMECTPKEFELLVYLAQNKGNVLSREQILNAVWNFDYVGDTRIADVHVSHLREKIEENTKKPGYIKTVRGFGYKLEEPK